Proteins encoded within one genomic window of Solea senegalensis isolate Sse05_10M linkage group LG11, IFAPA_SoseM_1, whole genome shotgun sequence:
- the snai1b gene encoding snail family zinc finger 1b translates to MPRSFLVKKYYSNKKPHHRETHLESQTAFVPESFPRAELPTQNNSSALTCYPSSPFFSSSSSSMDPLPAPLSPVTPVSLPPSPLGPLDLSSSPCSSSSSSSSGEDEEDSGRSSDPPSPDVMQHLYHCLHCSKSYTSLSALSHHQLSHCAPPSLPAEVSARPAFHCKHCPKEYNSLGALKMHIRSHTLPCVCPTCGKAFSRPWLLRGHIRTHTGERPFACQHCNRAFADRSNLRAHLQTHSEVKKYQCGSCSRTFSRMSLLHKHSVSRCCSAS, encoded by the exons ATGCCTCGGTCATTCCTCGTGAAGAAGTATTATTCAAACAAGAAGCCTCACCACAGGGAGACTCACCTGGAGAGCCAGACCG CTTTTGTCCCTGAAAGTTTTCCCCGGGCTGAACTTCCAACGCAGAACAACAGCTCTGCCCTGACCTGCTATCCCAGCAGCCccttcttcagcagcagcagcagcagcatggacCCACTGCCCGCACCTCTCTCCCCAGTCACCCCGGTCTCCCTGCCCCCGTCACCACTGGGTCCTCTGGACCTCAGCAGCTcgccctgcagcagcagcagcagcagcagcagtggtgaggacgaggaggacagTGGCCGCAGTTCGGATCCCCCCAGCCCGGACGTCATGCAGCACCTCTACCACTGCCTCCACTGCAGTAAGAGCTACACCAGCCTCTCTGCACTGTCCCACCACCAGCTCTCCCACTgtgcccctccctccctgcccgCCGAGGTGTCCGCACGCCCGGCCTTCCACTGCAAACACTGCCCAAAGGAGTACAACAGCCTGGGGGCGCTGAAGATGCACATCCGCTCGCACACGCTGCCGTGCGTGTGCCCCACCTGTGGCAAGGCCTTCTCCAGACCGTGGCTGCTCCGAGGACAcatccgcacacacacag GTGAGCGTCCCTTCGCCTGCCAGCACTGTAACCGGGCGTTCGCCGACCGCTCCAACCTGCGCGCCCACCTGCAGACCCACTCCGAGGTGAAGAAGTACCAGTGCGGCTCCTGCTCGCGCACCTTCAGCCGCATGTcgctgctgcacaaacacagcgtCTCTCGATGCTGCTCCGCGTCGTAA